The Apium graveolens cultivar Ventura chromosome 6, ASM990537v1, whole genome shotgun sequence genome contains a region encoding:
- the LOC141665222 gene encoding uncharacterized protein LOC141665222, whose amino-acid sequence MGFFTVELQGHGGGLAIMWRNTGAVEIKNSSSNFVDFEVECDQLGRWRYFNDMMYSFEKLGGRPHPRRLLEGFSNTVLECGLEELGFVGCEFTWEKFRGTPNWIQERLDRGFANQRFRNLFPNAVVHVLEVSTLDHLPMLLNLNMQVYMPKAKRFRFENIWVRESDCLNLVRDSWNVNGNESIMGGNRVRVSQVRRMGKRKSEGDE is encoded by the exons ATGG GATTCTTTACTGTTGAACTGCAAGGACATGGGGGAGGATTAGCGATTATGTGGAGAAATACAGGAGCTGTTGAAATAAAAAATAGTAGTAGTAATTTTGTGGATTTTGAAGTAGAGTGTGACCAGCTTGGTCGATGGAG ATATTTCAACGATATGATGTATAGTTTCGAAAAATTGGGAGGGAGACCACACCCAAGAAGGTTATTGGAAGGTTTTAGTAATACTGTACTAGAGTGTGGGTTGGAGGAACTTGGTTTTGTTGGGTGCGAGTTTACATGGGAAAAATTTAGAGGAACGCCAAATTGGATACAGGAACGGCTTGATCGAGGATTTGCAAATCAGAGGTTTAGAAATTTATTTCCAAATGCGGTGGTCCATGTTCTTGAGGTATCTACTTTAGATCACTTGCCAATGCTTTTGAATCTAAATATGCAAGTTTATATGccaaaagctaaaagattccgTTTTGAAAATATCTGGGTTCGGGAAAGTGACTGTTTAAATCTAGTACGAGATAGCTGGAATGTGAACGGGAATGAGAGTATAATGGGGGGAAATAGAGTACGTGTGTCTCAAGTTAGAAGAATGGGGAAGAGGAAAAGTGAAGGAGATGAATAA